In bacterium, a single genomic region encodes these proteins:
- a CDS encoding GEVED domain-containing protein, translating to MKPQSVIATGRRGLCLLLTLTGLSFAAGTPVWWDNPKGLPNWTKTEATGTASNTGPQAQYIIAKIDVPNTYRENYSKYVWAQVEWSLVNGTGKFMTGFTDHLIKWLNSVEQCPPTPETEYPEPDGYGFMKCEGDFVPEFGFANGYELSYTKITPQPACERLEVRFEVGPNSRIDYRVEIQTVCINWDFGDAPDPTYPTLLKNNGARHIITADCFLGTAIDKEENGQPNADASGDDLNGDDEDGVIFAEPDHLTQGSPSALTVTASKAGWLNAWVDFNGNGSWAEAGEQVFAGVALQAGANTLNFTIPAEAKVGVTFARFRFGTDRTLSFTGPAGDGEVEDYPITILPAEYDFGDAPDPLFPTLLASDGARHRLGNLRLGKLIDAEPDGLQSADAKGDDADSLADEDGVVFDEKSLITGHKGSVVVTASSPGFLNAWIDFNDNGHWSEAGEQIFKDKILNAGENALSFYIPDTAKTRAVCARFRFNSTGKLEPAGAAEDGEVEDYKIRLDVPVELSSFTARIQAGAVVLEWVTRSETENLGFHLFRAEGSGEFAQITARLIDGAGTSSGTHTYSYADEAVEPGKTYRYKLADLDRSGHLQFGAPVEITVAAPSDFDLGQNYPNPFNPTTIIPFKLKNAGFVSLDIFNMKGQLVRSLVRRALPAGSHAVVWDGCDAKGSALPSGSYIYKLKTAGFEHARRMEYIK from the coding sequence ATGAAACCGCAGAGTGTGATCGCTACAGGCCGAAGGGGCCTTTGCCTGCTTCTTACCCTGACCGGTCTGTCCTTCGCGGCCGGAACCCCGGTCTGGTGGGATAATCCCAAGGGACTGCCCAACTGGACCAAAACCGAGGCCACGGGCACCGCCTCCAACACCGGCCCCCAGGCCCAGTACATCATCGCCAAGATCGATGTGCCCAATACCTACCGCGAGAATTACTCCAAGTATGTTTGGGCCCAAGTGGAGTGGAGCCTGGTCAACGGCACCGGCAAATTCATGACCGGCTTCACCGATCACCTGATCAAATGGCTCAACAGTGTCGAGCAGTGCCCGCCCACGCCCGAGACGGAGTATCCCGAACCGGACGGCTATGGCTTTATGAAATGTGAAGGCGATTTTGTCCCTGAATTTGGCTTCGCCAACGGCTACGAACTCTCCTACACCAAGATCACCCCGCAGCCGGCCTGCGAGCGTCTTGAGGTCCGGTTCGAGGTCGGACCCAACAGCCGCATCGATTACCGGGTCGAGATCCAGACGGTCTGCATCAACTGGGATTTCGGCGACGCCCCGGATCCCACCTATCCGACTCTGTTAAAGAACAATGGCGCGCGCCACATCATCACAGCCGATTGCTTTCTCGGCACAGCCATCGACAAGGAGGAAAATGGCCAGCCCAATGCCGATGCCAGCGGCGATGACCTCAACGGCGATGATGAGGACGGCGTCATCTTTGCGGAGCCCGATCATCTCACTCAGGGCAGTCCGTCCGCTCTCACCGTCACCGCCTCGAAGGCCGGCTGGCTCAATGCCTGGGTTGACTTTAATGGTAACGGCAGCTGGGCGGAAGCCGGCGAGCAAGTCTTTGCCGGGGTTGCGCTACAGGCTGGCGCCAATACCTTGAATTTCACCATTCCTGCAGAAGCCAAGGTCGGAGTTACCTTCGCCCGCTTCCGGTTCGGCACGGATCGGACGCTCTCGTTCACCGGCCCGGCGGGTGACGGCGAGGTTGAAGATTATCCGATCACCATCCTCCCGGCTGAGTACGACTTCGGCGATGCTCCCGATCCTTTATTCCCGACCCTGCTCGCCAGTGACGGCGCCCGCCACCGCCTCGGCAATCTGCGCCTCGGTAAGCTCATCGATGCGGAACCCGATGGCCTCCAGTCTGCCGATGCCAAAGGGGATGATGCCGACAGCCTGGCCGATGAGGATGGCGTGGTCTTTGACGAGAAGAGCCTGATCACCGGCCACAAGGGATCGGTGGTGGTGACGGCTTCCTCTCCGGGTTTTCTTAACGCCTGGATCGATTTCAACGACAACGGCCACTGGAGCGAGGCCGGGGAACAAATATTCAAGGATAAGATCCTCAACGCCGGCGAGAATGCCCTGAGCTTCTACATTCCGGATACCGCCAAGACCCGGGCTGTGTGCGCCCGGTTCCGTTTCAATTCAACCGGCAAACTTGAACCTGCCGGGGCCGCCGAAGACGGCGAGGTCGAGGATTACAAGATCCGCCTCGACGTCCCTGTCGAATTGTCCTCTTTCACAGCAAGAATCCAGGCCGGGGCGGTGGTGCTCGAATGGGTGACCCGTTCCGAGACCGAGAATCTCGGTTTCCATCTCTTCCGCGCCGAGGGTTCAGGCGAGTTCGCCCAGATCACCGCAAGACTGATCGACGGGGCCGGCACCAGCTCCGGCACCCACACCTACAGCTATGCGGATGAAGCGGTCGAGCCCGGGAAGACCTACCGCTACAAGCTGGCAGACCTTGACCGCAGCGGCCATCTGCAGTTCGGCGCGCCGGTCGAGATCACCGTGGCGGCGCCGAGTGACTTTGATCTGGGGCAGAATTATCCCAATCCCTTCAATCCCACGACCATCATTCCCTTCAAGCTGAAAAATGCCGGCTTTGTCTCGCTGGATATTTTCAACATGAAGGGCCAGCTGGTGCGCTCGCTCGTCCGGCGGGCTCTGCCCGCGGGATCGCATGCGGTGGTATGGGACGGCTGTGACGCAAAGGGCAGCGCGCTCCCGAGCGGTTCCTACATCTATAAACTGAAGACCGCCGGTTTCGAGCACGCCCGGCGGATGGAATATATTAAATAA
- a CDS encoding C1 family peptidase yields MKRCLPILLVFSLLIPLRAQERRDRAVFEVRRDAKLDSISAALQKAKPPREPKKVMQLDFSTIAAPASVAEFKSVWHLPPILQGLSGMCWCFSTTSMLESEVYRQSGRKIDLSELYTVYWEHVEKAREFVRSRGQSFHGEGSEANAVFRIWKKYGCVPAAAYTGLRSGAIYHNHENTLFPEIHAYLESVKSTNSWNEEAVVATVRAILDHYLGAPPATVTADGAVYTPQEYLAKVVRINPDDYVDLLSLMEKPWYARVEYEVPDNWWHNADYYNVPLDDFMAVIKSAIRKGYSIEIGGDMSEPGYSRGVAGMAVVPSWDIPSAYIDNAARQFRFSNGTTADDHGLHLVGFVEKEGKDWYLVKDSWSSAYNSSHPGYYFFHEDYVRLKMLGCTLHKDAAKEVLAKFK; encoded by the coding sequence ATGAAACGATGCCTTCCCATCCTCCTCGTCTTTTCCCTCCTGATCCCCCTGCGCGCCCAGGAGCGCCGCGATCGCGCGGTGTTCGAGGTGCGCCGGGATGCGAAGCTCGACTCGATTTCGGCTGCCCTGCAAAAGGCCAAACCGCCCCGCGAACCGAAAAAGGTAATGCAGCTCGATTTCTCGACGATTGCCGCGCCCGCCTCCGTCGCGGAGTTCAAGAGCGTCTGGCATTTGCCGCCGATCCTGCAAGGCCTCTCGGGTATGTGCTGGTGTTTCTCGACGACCTCGATGCTCGAATCGGAGGTCTACCGCCAGAGCGGGCGCAAGATCGACCTTTCCGAGCTCTACACGGTCTACTGGGAGCATGTCGAAAAGGCGCGCGAGTTTGTGCGCAGCCGCGGCCAGAGCTTTCACGGCGAGGGCTCGGAGGCCAATGCGGTCTTCCGCATCTGGAAAAAGTACGGCTGCGTCCCGGCGGCCGCTTACACCGGGCTCAGGTCGGGTGCGATCTATCACAACCACGAAAACACCCTTTTCCCCGAGATCCATGCCTACCTCGAGAGCGTCAAATCCACCAACAGCTGGAATGAAGAGGCCGTCGTCGCCACGGTGCGCGCCATTCTCGACCATTACCTCGGCGCGCCGCCGGCAACCGTCACGGCCGACGGGGCTGTCTACACCCCTCAGGAGTATCTCGCCAAAGTGGTGCGGATCAATCCCGATGACTATGTCGATCTGCTTTCGCTGATGGAAAAGCCCTGGTATGCGAGGGTGGAGTACGAGGTGCCGGACAACTGGTGGCATAACGCCGACTACTACAATGTCCCGCTTGACGATTTCATGGCCGTCATTAAAAGCGCCATCCGCAAGGGCTATTCGATCGAGATCGGCGGGGATATGAGCGAGCCCGGCTACTCGCGCGGCGTCGCTGGTATGGCGGTGGTCCCCTCCTGGGACATCCCCTCGGCCTACATCGATAACGCGGCGCGCCAGTTCCGCTTCAGCAACGGCACCACCGCCGATGACCATGGCCTGCACCTGGTCGGCTTTGTGGAGAAGGAGGGAAAAGACTGGTATCTGGTCAAGGACTCGTGGAGTTCGGCTTACAACAGCAGTCATCCCGGCTACTATTTCTTTCACGAAGATTATGTACGGCTGAAGATGCTTGGCTGCACCCTGCACAAGGATGCCGCCAAAGAGGTGCTGGCTAAATTCAAATAG
- a CDS encoding Ldh family oxidoreductase — protein sequence MSIIVNDQKLLQFVQAVFQTFGVAPDQAHICAENLVLADLRGIPSHGVARLKRYVDGMINGTILPLAAPEIVREAPSTATIDGHAGLGQVVAHFATELAIAKARQSGVGVVTVRNSNHYGIAGYYSQMMLEAGLLGISMTNSAPLVVPTFGKEMIIGTNPISLTAPTRRNRPFFLDMATAVVPRGKLEVYDRLGKALPQGWAVDAEGRVTTSAAEVLKNMTSRAGGGILPLGGAGELFSGYKGYGMAVLVDILCGVLSGGAYGDRVDSKGPHGENQPAEVAHFFMALRIENFVELEIFQDKMDDFIDRLKASAKADGANRIFIHGEKEYELFEKHKQEGVPLEEKVYEILKSIGAQRGVAFSL from the coding sequence ATGTCCATCATCGTCAACGATCAAAAGCTCCTCCAGTTCGTGCAGGCGGTTTTTCAGACCTTCGGGGTCGCGCCGGACCAAGCCCATATCTGCGCTGAAAACCTGGTTCTAGCCGACCTGCGCGGCATACCCTCACACGGTGTGGCCCGTCTGAAACGCTATGTCGACGGGATGATCAACGGCACGATCCTGCCGCTGGCAGCGCCCGAGATCGTCCGCGAGGCGCCCTCCACGGCCACAATCGACGGCCACGCCGGTCTCGGCCAGGTGGTTGCCCACTTCGCCACGGAGTTGGCCATCGCCAAGGCCAGGCAGAGCGGCGTCGGGGTGGTCACGGTGCGCAACTCCAACCACTACGGCATCGCCGGCTACTACAGCCAGATGATGCTCGAGGCGGGACTCCTCGGGATCTCGATGACCAACTCCGCCCCCCTGGTTGTGCCCACTTTCGGCAAGGAAATGATCATCGGCACCAACCCGATCTCCCTGACCGCGCCAACCAGGCGCAACCGCCCCTTCTTCCTCGACATGGCCACCGCGGTGGTGCCGCGCGGCAAGCTCGAGGTCTATGATCGCCTCGGCAAGGCGCTGCCGCAGGGCTGGGCGGTGGATGCCGAGGGCCGGGTGACCACCAGCGCCGCCGAGGTGCTGAAAAACATGACCAGCCGTGCAGGCGGCGGCATCCTCCCCCTCGGCGGCGCAGGCGAACTCTTCAGCGGCTACAAGGGCTACGGCATGGCCGTGCTAGTCGACATCCTCTGCGGCGTCCTCTCGGGCGGGGCCTATGGCGATAGGGTCGACAGCAAGGGTCCGCATGGAGAAAACCAGCCGGCCGAGGTGGCTCACTTTTTCATGGCCCTCCGGATTGAAAATTTTGTCGAGTTGGAGATTTTTCAGGACAAGATGGACGATTTCATCGACCGGCTCAAGGCTTCGGCCAAGGCCGATGGCGCCAACCGGATCTTCATCCACGGCGAAAAGGAGTATGAGCTCTTCGAAAAGCACAAGCAGGAGGGCGTGCCGCTGGAGGAGAAGGTTTACGAGATCCTCAAGAGCATCGGCGCGCAGCGAGGCGTGGCCTTCTCGCTCTGA